From one Chloroflexota bacterium genomic stretch:
- a CDS encoding corrinoid protein produces MTLKEEIYENVILGQAEKVKALTAQAMEEGFSASELLNEVLIPAMTEVGQRFERQEFFVPEMLVAARAMKTGVEVLRPYLVDAGVKPIGTVVIGTVAGDLHDIGKNLVIMMLEGTGFRVVDLGVDVPVEKFVQAVHENKPQIVGMSALLTTTMMAMKATIEALRRAGLREQVKVMIGGAPVTQRFADEIGADLYAPDASSAARKAKEAIA; encoded by the coding sequence ATGACACTGAAGGAAGAAATCTACGAGAATGTCATTTTGGGACAAGCAGAAAAAGTCAAAGCATTGACTGCTCAGGCGATGGAGGAAGGGTTCTCTGCCAGCGAGCTGCTCAATGAAGTACTGATCCCCGCCATGACAGAAGTGGGGCAACGCTTCGAACGGCAGGAGTTCTTCGTGCCCGAGATGTTGGTTGCTGCCCGTGCCATGAAAACGGGAGTGGAAGTATTGCGCCCTTACCTGGTGGATGCAGGGGTAAAGCCCATTGGCACGGTCGTCATTGGCACGGTGGCCGGGGACTTGCACGACATTGGCAAGAACCTGGTCATCATGATGCTGGAAGGGACCGGCTTCCGCGTCGTTGATTTGGGCGTGGATGTGCCGGTAGAAAAATTTGTACAGGCAGTGCATGAGAATAAACCGCAGATCGTGGGCATGTCGGCGCTGCTCACCACGACGATGATGGCGATGAAGGCAACGATCGAGGCGCTGCGCAGAGCCGGTCTGCGGGAGCAGGTGAAAGTGATGATCGGTGGTGCGCCGGTGACGCAGCGTTTTGCCGATGAAATCGGCGCCGACCTCTACGCACCCGATGCCAGTTCGGCGGCGCGCAAGGCCAAAGAAGCCATTGCTTGA
- a CDS encoding helix-turn-helix domain-containing protein, protein MSLATKKEPRKRKRSVASIAPALALLAQGQHATQVASTVGVSTTTILNWMDWAWKHRQELDAYLDKHYPDLTKEQVAGLWERIARRRIKRERRLDFESLLLPE, encoded by the coding sequence ATGTCCCTCGCGACAAAAAAAGAACCCCGTAAACGAAAGCGCAGCGTAGCATCCATCGCTCCCGCTCTCGCATTGCTGGCACAGGGCCAGCACGCTACACAGGTCGCAAGCACCGTGGGTGTATCCACGACAACAATACTGAACTGGATGGATTGGGCTTGGAAGCATCGTCAGGAACTCGATGCTTATCTGGACAAGCATTACCCCGACCTGACCAAGGAGCAAGTGGCAGGCCTGTGGGAGCGCATCGCCCGGCGACGCATCAAACGCGAGCGTCGCCTCGACTTCGAAAGTCTGTTATTACCAGAATGA
- a CDS encoding PadR family transcriptional regulator: MTRESDLRKGSVQLLILTLLQEQPMYGYQLSKELQRRSKGYFSFKEGTLYPALHRMEQEGLIHGQWQVVEEGPSRKYYHLTEKGCEELARAQREWATFAAHMLSVLGEPGGK, translated from the coding sequence ATGACACGAGAAAGCGATCTGCGCAAAGGCAGTGTCCAGCTCCTGATCCTGACTCTGCTGCAAGAGCAACCGATGTACGGCTACCAGCTCAGCAAGGAACTACAACGCCGTAGCAAGGGCTATTTTTCCTTCAAGGAAGGCACCCTCTACCCAGCGCTGCACCGCATGGAGCAGGAGGGGCTCATCCATGGCCAGTGGCAGGTAGTGGAGGAGGGGCCATCGCGCAAGTACTATCATCTGACCGAGAAAGGGTGTGAGGAGTTGGCTCGTGCGCAACGCGAGTGGGCCACCTTCGCCGCACATATGCTGTCCGTGCTGGGCGAGCCAGGCGGCAAGTGA
- a CDS encoding sigma-70 family RNA polymerase sigma factor: MPTEYTDAQLITACLNGQAWAWDTLVDRYKRLVYSLALRAGLGEEDAADVFQTVFTVLVESLPNLRAPQGLAAWLITTTKRTSWNVLRKRSRELPQSVARQGDAQPNPPTEEWLLSGHPDESTWVDQALVREALERLGGRCKELLQLLYYDPTEPSYEQISQRMRLPLGSIGPTRARCLQKMRKILQAMGMDKA, from the coding sequence TTGCCGACGGAATACACCGATGCGCAACTGATTACGGCGTGCTTGAACGGACAGGCTTGGGCATGGGATACGCTCGTGGATCGCTACAAGCGCTTGGTCTACTCCCTTGCTCTACGCGCCGGACTGGGAGAGGAGGATGCGGCCGACGTCTTCCAGACCGTGTTCACAGTGTTGGTGGAGAGCCTACCTAACCTGCGCGCACCACAGGGGCTGGCAGCATGGCTCATCACCACAACCAAGCGCACCTCTTGGAACGTGCTGCGCAAGCGCAGCCGAGAGTTGCCACAGAGCGTGGCGCGGCAGGGCGATGCGCAACCGAACCCACCCACTGAGGAGTGGCTCCTGAGTGGGCACCCCGATGAAAGCACATGGGTGGACCAAGCCTTGGTGCGTGAAGCGCTGGAACGACTGGGGGGACGATGCAAGGAATTGCTCCAACTGCTCTACTACGATCCAACGGAGCCTTCCTATGAGCAGATCAGCCAGCGCATGAGGCTACCCTTGGGCAGCATTGGTCCGACACGCGCACGATGCCTGCAGAAGATGCGCAAAATCCTGCAGGCGATGGGAATGGACAAAGCATGA
- a CDS encoding M20/M25/M40 family metallo-hydrolase: MPIPIADLAVQFLRDLIRFDTTNPPGNELPAAQYIADVLRQEGLEPVVLESAPGRGNVVARLRGSRSDGALLLMSHLDVVPADAKEWDHPPFAAEVVDGYIWGRGAVDTKQLTAMELAVLVTLAREKVPLQRDVVLAATADEEMGGTQGMAWLVQNHPELVECQYAINEGGGFGVRIAERSFYVCQTGEKGVCWMKLTARGTPGHGSLPRANNAVAKLCAAVARLAQARLPMHRTVTVERLVHHLAAMQKFPASFLLPLVLNPFFEGAILKQAEKQSEIAAVLRATLHNTVSPTMLQAGQKANVIPSEATGTVDGRLIPGQKPEDLLREIRPYIGDEIEVEILGRSQPYESDPASPLFDLFQQVLHEYDPGCTLAPFLVPGATDGRFLAEKGVKVYGFSPTKQEPGWAVMEMAHARNERISLANVEFGTKVLYDVVRRFCS; encoded by the coding sequence ATGCCCATACCTATTGCTGATCTGGCAGTTCAATTCCTGCGCGATCTGATCCGCTTCGATACGACCAACCCACCTGGGAATGAGTTACCTGCCGCACAGTACATTGCGGATGTTCTACGCCAAGAAGGGCTGGAACCAGTGGTGCTCGAGTCGGCTCCTGGACGCGGCAATGTCGTGGCTCGTCTGCGTGGGAGCAGGTCTGACGGAGCATTGCTACTGATGTCCCACCTGGATGTGGTGCCTGCCGATGCCAAGGAATGGGATCACCCACCCTTTGCGGCAGAAGTGGTGGATGGCTATATCTGGGGGCGCGGCGCAGTGGACACGAAACAGCTCACAGCGATGGAACTGGCCGTGTTGGTCACGCTTGCGCGCGAGAAGGTGCCCCTGCAGCGCGATGTGGTTCTGGCCGCGACCGCGGATGAGGAAATGGGCGGCACACAGGGCATGGCCTGGCTGGTGCAGAACCATCCGGAGCTAGTGGAGTGCCAGTATGCCATCAACGAAGGGGGTGGCTTTGGGGTGCGGATTGCCGAGCGCAGTTTCTATGTCTGCCAGACAGGGGAGAAGGGCGTGTGCTGGATGAAACTGACCGCACGCGGTACACCAGGGCATGGCTCCTTACCTCGTGCCAACAATGCCGTTGCCAAGTTATGCGCAGCGGTGGCGCGTTTAGCACAGGCACGCCTGCCCATGCATCGCACGGTTACGGTGGAACGCCTGGTGCATCATCTGGCAGCGATGCAAAAATTCCCTGCTTCGTTCCTCCTGCCTCTCGTGCTCAATCCCTTTTTCGAAGGGGCTATCCTGAAGCAAGCGGAAAAGCAGAGCGAGATCGCTGCCGTCTTGCGGGCTACGCTGCACAACACCGTCTCACCCACCATGTTGCAAGCAGGGCAAAAAGCCAATGTCATCCCCAGCGAAGCGACAGGCACCGTGGATGGGCGCCTGATACCGGGTCAAAAGCCCGAGGACTTGCTGCGGGAGATACGTCCCTATATCGGGGATGAAATCGAAGTGGAAATTCTCGGGCGTTCCCAACCCTACGAGAGCGACCCAGCCAGTCCGCTCTTCGACCTGTTCCAGCAGGTTTTGCACGAATACGATCCTGGCTGCACCCTGGCGCCATTCCTGGTGCCGGGCGCTACCGACGGTCGCTTCCTGGCGGAAAAGGGCGTCAAGGTCTATGGCTTTTCGCCGACGAAGCAGGAACCTGGCTGGGCCGTCATGGAAATGGCCCATGCACGTAACGAGCGCATCTCGCTGGCGAATGTGGAGTTTGGCACCAAGGTGCTCTACGATGTGGTGCGGCGCTTTTGCAGTTAG
- a CDS encoding FecR domain-containing protein, whose translation MRYHEVHFTNLVDWVDNRLDPERRQRLEKHLAGCPACRRDLAWLQRVIHAARSDDTVEPPAEAVARVKALYHTKAKAIAAARTSRVWPTIRVPRLAFAFALTLVLLVSVVLYLTQVPTLFAHAAMLTTVVGSTQARHMGEAQWQEIGAGGALCEGDAVRVVDGVALLILFDGSALEMQAGSELAFSSLRSGLLGTTYQIVLQQTSGSVDYNVASLRSSRCLFEVQAPTARVAVRGTRFVVAVQSREETHVAVLQGSVQVISAMTTTVLAEREVAIVPANAPLVYLPTLTPLPTPEPTAIAVPSPQPSLTAHGWAPSATPTPEPTVSQLEGIPQTPTMPHAGRVAYPEPSHQRPSPAASSSITPTLTVSPWSSQVHFRGIIESFPHNLLGLWTISGQSVLVTPRAEITGTPAVGRQVIGIALAIAGHPLVALQMEIEEVEPRGTVPPSPRPGLGLYPTRTSPPSRTIEPGSRPSPAVTVPPIRTPLPIATILPHRTPAPMVTPSTAIIPPRRTPIPTATAPPTPSPQPTASPGATITPEAIEFAEATPKPEPTTPTGIGPRADR comes from the coding sequence ATGAGATACCATGAAGTACACTTCACGAACCTAGTAGATTGGGTGGACAACCGCCTGGACCCAGAAAGGCGCCAGAGGCTGGAAAAGCACTTAGCGGGCTGCCCTGCCTGCCGGCGCGACCTGGCCTGGCTGCAGCGGGTCATCCATGCCGCGCGCAGTGACGATACGGTCGAACCTCCTGCGGAAGCCGTGGCACGGGTGAAAGCGCTGTACCACACAAAAGCTAAGGCAATTGCCGCTGCGAGGACCTCCAGGGTATGGCCTACCATTCGCGTGCCACGCCTGGCTTTCGCTTTTGCTCTGACGCTCGTGCTGCTGGTCAGTGTGGTGCTCTACCTCACGCAGGTACCCACGCTCTTCGCCCATGCAGCGATGCTGACCACGGTGGTAGGGTCCACGCAGGCGCGGCACATGGGCGAGGCACAATGGCAAGAGATAGGCGCTGGTGGAGCCTTGTGCGAAGGGGACGCGGTGCGCGTCGTGGACGGTGTAGCTTTGCTCATCCTGTTCGATGGCAGTGCACTGGAGATGCAAGCGGGGAGCGAGCTGGCCTTTTCCTCTCTACGCTCAGGACTACTTGGCACGACGTATCAGATTGTGTTGCAACAAACCTCCGGATCAGTGGATTACAATGTGGCTTCGTTGCGCAGCTCACGATGCCTCTTTGAAGTACAGGCACCGACAGCGCGGGTAGCCGTGCGCGGGACGCGCTTTGTAGTCGCGGTGCAGAGCCGGGAGGAAACTCACGTAGCGGTGTTGCAAGGCAGCGTGCAGGTGATCAGCGCGATGACGACAACTGTGCTGGCCGAGCGCGAGGTCGCTATCGTGCCGGCCAATGCACCGCTGGTCTATCTGCCGACATTGACGCCTCTGCCGACGCCAGAGCCTACTGCAATCGCAGTGCCATCTCCGCAGCCATCGCTGACTGCCCACGGATGGGCACCTTCCGCGACGCCCACGCCAGAGCCCACCGTATCACAACTGGAGGGCATCCCACAAACACCTACCATGCCACACGCAGGCAGAGTGGCCTATCCCGAGCCCAGCCATCAGAGACCAAGCCCTGCTGCAAGTTCATCTATCACGCCCACGCTAACGGTGTCACCATGGTCCAGCCAAGTGCACTTCCGTGGCATCATCGAAAGCTTCCCGCACAATCTGCTGGGGCTGTGGACTATCAGCGGACAGAGTGTGCTAGTCACACCCAGAGCGGAGATTACAGGAACGCCAGCAGTGGGTCGGCAGGTCATAGGCATCGCTTTAGCCATTGCTGGACATCCGCTCGTGGCCTTGCAGATGGAGATCGAAGAAGTAGAGCCACGGGGAACAGTGCCTCCGTCGCCTAGGCCTGGGTTGGGTCTGTATCCCACGCGAACATCCCCGCCGTCAAGGACAATCGAGCCCGGTTCGAGGCCCTCACCGGCAGTTACCGTGCCGCCTATCCGCACACCACTGCCCATAGCCACCATACTGCCACACCGCACGCCCGCTCCGATGGTTACACCATCTACAGCCATCATACCGCCACGCCGCACACCTATTCCGACAGCTACAGCGCCGCCCACACCATCGCCACAACCAACTGCCTCACCGGGAGCAACGATAACACCTGAGGCAATAGAATTCGCCGAGGCAACCCCCAAGCCAGAGCCCACGACGCCTACAGGCATTGGCCCCAGAGCAGATCGCTGA